In the genome of bacterium SCSIO 12827, the window CTTCATCCGCCAGGGCTATGCCCCGGCGTTGGACGAACACCGCCAACTGCGCGACGACAGCCGCAAACTGATCGCGGGCTTGCAGGCCCGCTATGCCGAGGAAACGGGCATTCCGGCGCTCAAGATCAAGCACAACAACGTGCTGGGCTATTTCATCGAGGTCGCGGCCAAGCAGGCCGACCGCATCAAGACCGGCAAGACGGAGGACGGCGACAGCCCCTTCATCCACCGCCAGAGCATGGCGAATGCGATGCGGTTTTCCACGGTCGAACTGGCCGATCTGGAATCGCGCATCGCCAAGGCCGCCGATCGAGCCCTGGCGCTGGAACTGGAACTGTTCACCGATCTGGTCAACGAGGTCACGGGCCGGGCCCGGGAAATCGCGCTCGCTGCCGACGCCCTGGCACGTCTCGACGTTGCGTCGGCCCTGGGTGCCTTGGCGCTGGAGCGGCGTTATGTGCGGCCCCTGGTCGACGGCTCGAAAACCTTCCGCATCGAAGGCGGCCGTCATCCGGTGGTCGAGGCGGCGCTGTCGCGTCAGGGTGATGGTGCTTTCGTCGCCAACGATTGCGACCTGACTCCGGCGGACGAGCAGGGCGGCGGCGGGGACGGCCCCGGCGGGCGGCTCTGGGTTTTGACCGGCCCCAACATGGCCGGTAAATCGACTTTCCTGCGCCAGAACGCGCTGATCGCCGTGCTGGCGCAGATGGGCGCCTTCGTGCCGGCGGCCTCGGCGCATATCGGCGCGGTCGATCAATTGTTCTCCCGCGTCGGTGCCGCCGACGATCTGGCGCGCGGGCGGTCCACCTTCATGGTCGAGATGGTCGAAACGGCGGCGATCCTCAACCAGGCCGGGCCCAAGGCCCTGGTCATTCTGGACGAAATCGGGCGCGGCACGGCGACCTACGATGGCCTGTCCATCGCCTGGGCGGTGGTCGAACACCTGCACGACGTCAACGCCTGCCGGGGTCTGTTCGCGACCCACTATCACGAACTGACGCAACTGTCGGGCCGCCTCGCCGAACTGGCGCCCCATTCCATGCGCGTGAAGGAATGGCAGGGCGACGTGGTGTTCCTGCACGAGGTCGCCCCCGGCACCGCCGACCGGTCCTACGGTATCCATGTCGGCCAGCTGGCGGGCCTGCCCGCCGCCGTCACGGCGCGCGCCGAACAGGTTCTGGAAAAGTTGGAGGCCGGCGACGGCTCCCCCCGCGCGGCGGACCTCGCCGACGACCTGCCGCTGTTTTCCGCGACGCCGCCGCGTGGGCCGGGCAGCAAGGCGTCGACGCGCGGCCCATCGCCCGTGGACGACGCGGTCAGCACCCTGAATCCGGATGAAATGACGCCTAAACAGGCGCTCGACTTCCTGTATAATCTGAAAAATCTGGCGCCCGGCACCGACTGACGGCCGCCCGCATCCCTTGCAAACACCCCAACGGCGTGGGTGTTTCACCTTCCTGCGTGCTATGAAGGGCGCCATGAGCCGTACCACGATCAAAGACCCCCGCGCGATCATCGACCGCAAGGCGCTGACCAAGAAGCTGGACGATCTCGCCGGCTGGTCCGGCTATACGCCCAAGAGTCAGGGCGAGGTGCTGGCCGTCTTCAAGGATGCCCATGCCCAGGGCTGGGAAGAGGTCAAACGCCGTTTCGAAGCCGGCAAGCTGACCGGCCCGGAAGCGACCCGCGCCCATGCCCATCTGATGGATCAGATTATCCGCACGGTCCACGACTTTGCCGATAAATGGGTCTATCCCTCGGCCAATCCGACCACAGGCGAGACGCTGACCATTATCGCCACGGGCGGCTACGGGCGGGGCGAACTGGCGCCGTTTTCCGACATCGATCTGATGTTCCTGCTGCCCTACAAGATGACGCCGCGCACGGAACAGATCGTCGAATTCACGCTTTATATGTTGTGGGATCTGGGGCTCAAGGTCGGCCATGCCACGCGCTCGGTCGACGAGGCCGTGCGCCTGGCCAAGGAAGACCTGACCATCCGCACATCGTTGCTGGAGGCGCGCTGGCTGTGGGGTGACGAAACCCTGTTCGACAAATTCCGCCAGGCCTTCTGGGACGAGGTCGCCGAGGGTTCGGGCATGGCCTATGTCGAACAGAAGCTGGCCGAGCGCGACAACCGCCACGACAAGATGGGCGACACGCGTTACGTGCTGGAGCCCAACATCAAGGAAGGCAAGGGCGGGCTGCGCGATTTGCAGACCCTGATCTGGATCGCCAAGTACCTGTACCGCGTCAACAACATGAATGACCTGGTCGGCGAGGGGGTGTTCACCAAGGACGATCTCAAGCTGTTTGAAAAAGCCGAGAACTTCCTGTGGACCGTGCGCTGCCATCTGCACTTCCTGGCGGGCCGGCCGGAAG includes:
- the mutS gene encoding DNA mismatch repair protein MutS, which encodes MMAQFLEIKAAHPGALLFYRMGDFYEMFFDDAVKAAQTLDIALTKRGKHLGDDIPMCGVPVHSHESYLTRLIRAGHKVAICEQIEDPAEAKKRGSKSVVKRAVQRIVTPGTITEDTLLDARSHNYLCAVAAAQSDLGLAWIDMSTGDFLTQPVSAATLGAALARIDAGELLCADRILEMPDLFETFADWKDRLTPLPAARFDSANGEKRLKDLFHVGTLAGFGAFSRAELAAAGALVDYVELTQKGKVPRLAPPRQLSAGAVMGIDAATRRNLELTRTMTGERRGSLLDVIDRTMTGAGARLLAARLSAPLTDPAAIAERLDAVEFFFDDARLSDDLRAALSQVPDVARALSRISLGRGGPRDLAAVRDGLIQASALRGLLQGARGLVPKAVAEAMTDLGEHGQLTDRLGRALADDLPLLARDGGFIRQGYAPALDEHRQLRDDSRKLIAGLQARYAEETGIPALKIKHNNVLGYFIEVAAKQADRIKTGKTEDGDSPFIHRQSMANAMRFSTVELADLESRIAKAADRALALELELFTDLVNEVTGRAREIALAADALARLDVASALGALALERRYVRPLVDGSKTFRIEGGRHPVVEAALSRQGDGAFVANDCDLTPADEQGGGGDGPGGRLWVLTGPNMAGKSTFLRQNALIAVLAQMGAFVPAASAHIGAVDQLFSRVGAADDLARGRSTFMVEMVETAAILNQAGPKALVILDEIGRGTATYDGLSIAWAVVEHLHDVNACRGLFATHYHELTQLSGRLAELAPHSMRVKEWQGDVVFLHEVAPGTADRSYGIHVGQLAGLPAAVTARAEQVLEKLEAGDGSPRAADLADDLPLFSATPPRGPGSKASTRGPSPVDDAVSTLNPDEMTPKQALDFLYNLKNLAPGTD